From a single Opisthocomus hoazin isolate bOpiHoa1 chromosome 6, bOpiHoa1.hap1, whole genome shotgun sequence genomic region:
- the ADO gene encoding 2-aminoethanethiol dioxygenase: MPRDKMASLIQRVARQARITFRSPAGPAFGENLHRLQQLLDQVRAEDLHLAPRGPAAAAAAGGGLPWPSAAPPVSYMHICETESFSMGVFLLRSGACIPLHDHPGMNGMLKVLYGTLRIACMDTLPAAAAAPPPAAAGPCRRALFRSRQQYTPASPPCLLSPHTDNLHQIDAVDGPAAFLDILAPPYDPQHGRDCHYYRLLEGPPAAAEPPALPREVWLVETPQAADFWCGGEPYPGPRVCL, translated from the coding sequence atgccccgggacaAGATGGCGTCGCTGATCCAGCGGGTGGCGCGGCAGGCGCGGATCACCTTCCGCAGCCCGGCGGGGCCGGCCTTCGGCGAGAACCTGCaccggctgcagcagctgctggaccaGGTGCGCGCCGAGGACTTGCACTTGGcgccgcgggggccggcggcggcggcggcggcgggcggggggctgccgtggCCCAGCGCGGCGCCGCCCGTCAGCTACATGCACATCTGCGAGACGGAGAGCTTCAGCATGGGCGTGTTCCTGCTGCGGAGCGGCGCCTGCATCCCGCTGCACGACCACCCGGGCATGAACGGCATGCTGAAGGTGCTCTACGGCACGCTGCGCATCGCCTGCATGGAcacgctgcccgccgccgccgccgccccgccgcccgccgccgccgggccctgccGCCGCGCCCTGTTCCGCTCCCGGCAGCAATACACGCCCGCCTCCCCGCCCTGCCTGCTCTCGCCGCACACCGACAACCTCCACCAGATCGACGCGGTGGACGGGCCCGCCGCCTTCCTCGACATCCTGGCGCCGCCCTACGACCCCCAGCACGGCCGGGACTGCCACTACTACCGCCTGCTGGAgggcccgccggcggccgccgagCCGCCCGCGCTGCCGCGGGAGGTCTGGCTGGTCGAGACGCCGCAGGCCGCCGACTTCTGGTGCGGGGGCGAGCCCTACCCCGGGCCCCGCGTCTGCCTCTGA